A genome region from Myxocyprinus asiaticus isolate MX2 ecotype Aquarium Trade chromosome 12, UBuf_Myxa_2, whole genome shotgun sequence includes the following:
- the LOC127449514 gene encoding membrane-associated guanylate kinase, WW and PDZ domain-containing protein 3-like yields the protein MMSKTLKRKKHWSTKVQECAVSWGSVGEFGDVVEILGGAEHGEFPFLGQMNLDVLVCHVGRLPYYGDVLLEVNGTPVSGLTNRDTHAVIRHFREPIRIKTVKPEHKRKCFEECSRCSLSTQ from the exons ATGATGTCTAAAACTTTGAAGAGGAAGAAACACTGGTCAACTAAAGTGCAGGAGTGCGCCGTGTCGTGGGGAAGCGTCGGGGAGTTCGGTGATGTTGTGGAGATCCTCGGAGGCGCCGAGCACGGGGAGTTCCCGTTTCTTGGTCAGATGAACTTGGACGTGCTGGTGTGTCACGTCGGGAGACTACCGTACTACGGGGATGTATTATTGGAGGTGAACGGAACACCTGTCAGCGGGCTGACGAACCGAGACACGCACGCGGTGATCCGCCACTTTCGAGAGCCGATTCGCATTAAGACCGTCAAACCAG aacacaaaagaaaatgttttgaagaatgttcacgctgctctttatccacacaatga